TAATGCCGTAATTATAGTGTCATTTACGAGAGCTGATGCGATGGCTGGCACATCTGTCTTTGCATGTGCAGGCGGTGCCAACATAATTGTAATCACAGCGAGAAGCATCAGCAGTAATGTCGATTCAAATAAATAGATTCTTGGATACTTCTTGGCACTGGTAGTTGCTAGCATTGTGTTGTTCACCGCTTTGGTGTTTCTCAGCCTCGACGCCTTCTCATGAACCAATCCCTTGATTCGAGATACTTTAGCGTTTATGCTAGATTCCCATATATTCGGTCTACCTTTATCGGTATTTGATTCATTCTAAGTCTCTCTGGTAGCGTGTTACATGGAAGTGCTTAATACCAGAGTCTTCTTTCATGTTTCCAGGGCTTGGGGGGCTTTATACAGTGAAGTTGAAGCTGCAGCTTAAGGGACTGCGGCTAAGCTTTAAGATTAAGAAGAGAAAGGTGAAGGAGAAGGCTGAAGCCGTTGCCGCACCACCTCTCGATGAGATCATACCAGAGGAAATTATGGTTAGGCCAACTACTTTAGCCAGGCGTTCATTGAGAGGATATGAAGAGATAGAATCTTATCCGCTTGAGGAACCATGGGTTTATGCTAGAATATTGAGGCATCGGGAGACAAAGGAGCTGTTGTACTGGATAGACGAGATACCACTCTCTAGCCGGGAGAAGGAGATCTACAAGCAGGTAATGGATATACTCTACTGGGAGATGAAGCCACCGCCATCTGGCGTGGATGTTATTGCCTACTTTAGCCGCGAGGCTAGACGTATAGTGAGGACTTTCCAAATAAGGCTGGGACGTACCCCGGGTGTGTCTTGGAGGAAAATACTCTACTATGTGCTTCGCGACTCGATCGGCTTCGGGCCTATAGACCCCTTGATGAAGGACCCGAACATAGAGGACATTTCGTGTAACGGCGTCCGTCGCCCGGTGTATGTGTGGCATCGACGCTACGAGTACATACCTACATCGCTTGTCTTCGAGAGGGAAGAAGAGCTGGACAATCTTGTTGTGAAACTTGTACATATGGCTGGCAAACATATATCAGTGGCCTTCCCGGTGGTTGACGCTATACTTCCCGGTGGCCACCGTCTGGCAGCCACTTATAAGAAGGAAGTAACTACGGGAGGTTCGAGTTTCACTATACGAAAGTTCCGCGAAGACCCTCTAACAGTTGTTGACATGATACAAGGCAAATCTTTGAGCCCGATGCTTGCTGCCTACTACTGGATACTCATGGAGCATAAACGGCCAGGAATGGTCATGGGTGTAACTGGCTCCGGTAAGACTACGACTATGAACGCGCTATTGACTATGCTTAAGCCGAGCGTAAAGATCGTCACTATAGAGGATACGCCGGAGCTTAAGCTTCCCCTAGAGAATTGGGTGCAGCTCGTACCCCGTATGAGCTATGGCTTTGGGAGCGAGAAAGCAGGCGAGATAACTCTCTACGACCTAGTACGTATAAGCCTACGCTACCGTCCCGACATAATAGTGGTTGGCGAGGTGCGTGGCGAAGAAGCTTACGTCCTATTCCAGGCCATAGCAACCGGTCATGGTGGTATGACAACCCTGCATGCAGAGAATATTGATGCGGCTGCGAAGAGGCTTACAAGTCCGCCTATGAACATCCCTAAGGGCTACATACCGCTAATGAACTTTGCACTGTTG
The window above is part of the Pyrodictium delaneyi genome. Proteins encoded here:
- a CDS encoding type II/IV secretion system ATPase subunit — encoded protein: MKLKLQLKGLRLSFKIKKRKVKEKAEAVAAPPLDEIIPEEIMVRPTTLARRSLRGYEEIESYPLEEPWVYARILRHRETKELLYWIDEIPLSSREKEIYKQVMDILYWEMKPPPSGVDVIAYFSREARRIVRTFQIRLGRTPGVSWRKILYYVLRDSIGFGPIDPLMKDPNIEDISCNGVRRPVYVWHRRYEYIPTSLVFEREEELDNLVVKLVHMAGKHISVAFPVVDAILPGGHRLAATYKKEVTTGGSSFTIRKFREDPLTVVDMIQGKSLSPMLAAYYWILMEHKRPGMVMGVTGSGKTTTMNALLTMLKPSVKIVTIEDTPELKLPLENWVQLVPRMSYGFGSEKAGEITLYDLVRISLRYRPDIIVVGEVRGEEAYVLFQAIATGHGGMTTLHAENIDAAAKRLTSPPMNIPKGYIPLMNFALLIRRVEVVDKETGRLRVTRRITDTWEIEDYGKYIQVHKWDARRDEHVLNLKSSRLLNLIAELRGWSMDEILEEIDRRAVVMKWMAARNMRSYREVARVIREYYLEPDKVYKRAIIELEEGSYGEDKL